Proteins encoded together in one Microbacterium sp. zg-Y625 window:
- the ptsP gene encoding phosphoenolpyruvate--protein phosphotransferase, whose protein sequence is MTELRGVGIGLGVAQGPVARMSEPLPPPADTASGRDAEEERGRARASVSAVARELEQRGAQAGGAARDVLEAQSMMAEDPALLQEVDARIAQGKTAEFAVYDAFASFREQLTAMGGYLGERAADLDDVAQRVIAHLRGVPAPGVPDPGHPFVLVARDLAPADTALLDLDKVLALITSDGGPTSHTAILAREKAIVAVVGAAGATELADGETVIVDAAAGVVVSDPSAEDLARAQNRADARASAASAPITPGALADGTPVPLLANLGKPEGAEEAVALGAEGVGLFRTEFLFLSSSSAPTVEQQRETYTRLLQAFPGKKVVVRVLDAGADKPLAFLNDAHEDNPALGLRGLRALRASEDILREQLTALAQADAATDADVWVMAPMVSTVEETRYFTELARDYGLKMAGVMVEVPSIALMADKALAVADFASIGTNDLTQYTLAADRLLGSVAAFQDPWHPAVLRLIREVGEAGRASGKPVGICGEAAADPLLAVVLVGLGASTLSMAPTALADVRASLLTHTFDDAQRIAEAALTADDAAGARLAALQAATREKETQQ, encoded by the coding sequence ATGACCGAGTTGCGCGGAGTGGGCATCGGCCTGGGCGTGGCCCAGGGGCCGGTCGCCCGCATGTCCGAGCCGCTTCCCCCGCCCGCCGACACGGCGAGCGGACGGGATGCCGAGGAGGAGCGTGGCCGTGCCCGCGCCTCGGTCAGCGCCGTGGCCCGCGAGCTCGAGCAGCGCGGCGCACAGGCGGGCGGCGCCGCCCGCGACGTGCTGGAAGCGCAGTCGATGATGGCCGAGGACCCCGCCCTGCTGCAGGAGGTCGACGCCCGCATCGCCCAGGGCAAGACCGCCGAGTTCGCCGTGTACGACGCGTTCGCCTCGTTCCGTGAGCAGCTCACCGCGATGGGCGGATACCTCGGCGAGCGCGCCGCGGACCTCGACGACGTCGCCCAGCGGGTGATCGCCCATCTGCGGGGGGTGCCCGCACCCGGCGTGCCGGATCCCGGCCACCCGTTCGTGCTGGTGGCACGCGACCTCGCCCCCGCCGACACGGCGCTGCTGGACCTCGACAAGGTGCTGGCCCTCATCACCAGCGACGGCGGCCCCACGTCCCACACCGCGATCCTCGCCCGCGAGAAGGCGATCGTCGCGGTCGTCGGCGCTGCCGGGGCGACTGAGCTCGCCGACGGCGAGACGGTGATCGTCGACGCCGCCGCCGGCGTCGTGGTCAGCGATCCGTCTGCCGAGGACCTCGCCCGCGCCCAGAACCGCGCCGATGCCCGCGCCTCGGCGGCATCCGCCCCCATCACCCCCGGCGCCCTCGCCGACGGCACCCCGGTGCCGCTCCTGGCGAACCTCGGCAAGCCGGAGGGCGCCGAGGAGGCCGTCGCGCTCGGGGCGGAGGGCGTGGGGCTGTTCCGCACCGAGTTCCTCTTCCTCAGCTCCAGTTCGGCTCCCACGGTGGAACAGCAGCGGGAGACCTACACCCGGCTGCTGCAGGCGTTCCCCGGCAAGAAGGTGGTCGTGCGCGTTCTCGACGCCGGCGCGGACAAGCCGCTGGCGTTCCTCAACGACGCGCACGAGGACAACCCCGCCCTGGGGCTGCGAGGGCTGCGCGCCCTCCGCGCGAGCGAAGACATCCTGCGCGAGCAGCTCACCGCCCTCGCACAGGCGGATGCCGCGACCGACGCCGACGTGTGGGTGATGGCGCCGATGGTGTCCACGGTGGAGGAGACGCGGTATTTCACCGAGCTCGCCCGCGACTACGGCCTGAAGATGGCCGGCGTCATGGTGGAGGTCCCCTCGATCGCGCTCATGGCCGACAAGGCCCTGGCCGTGGCCGACTTCGCTTCCATCGGCACCAACGACCTGACGCAGTACACCCTGGCCGCCGACCGCCTGCTCGGTTCCGTGGCCGCCTTCCAGGACCCCTGGCATCCAGCCGTGCTGCGCCTCATCCGCGAGGTCGGCGAAGCCGGCCGCGCCAGCGGCAAGCCGGTCGGCATCTGCGGTGAGGCCGCCGCCGACCCGCTGCTGGCGGTCGTGCTCGTCGGCCTCGGCGCCTCGACGCTGTCGATGGCGCCGACGGCCCTGGCGGACGTGCGCGCCAGCCTGCTCACCCATACGTTCGACGACGCCCAGCGCATCGCCGAAGCCGCCCTCACCGCTGACGACGCGGCGGGGGCACGCCTTGCGGCCCTGCAAGCCGCTACCCGAGAGAAGGAGACACAGCAATGA
- a CDS encoding NAD(P)H-quinone dehydrogenase, producing MSLSFERTQTVAILGGGPGGYEAAIAAAQLGAKVTLVERASVGGAAVITDVVPSKSLIATADAAVAISQAGDLGVQLFARGGDGRPLKPEVAINLAAVNKRLLSLARQQSDDMRATLVEAGVRIVSGHGRLEGDNAVVVSTGPGGVDFDRIEADTLVVSVGSSPRELPTAPPDGERILTWTQLYDMKSLPEHLIVVGSGVTGAEFAGAYMNLGARVTLVSSRDHVLPGEDPDAAALLERVFTRGGMQVLSKARAQTVQRSGDGVVVTLADGRTIEGSHCLMAVGSVPNTAGIGLEEAGIQMTESGHIRVNRVARTSVPNIYAAGDCTTFVPLASVASMQGRTAVFHALGDTVIPLERRRIAANIFTAPEIATVGFQQADIDSGLVDGVVHKLPLAANPRAKMMGVRDGFVKLFARQGSGTVLGGVIVAPRASELIYPIAIAVERRLTVDQVSRVFAVYPSLSGSITDAARAMHIVDRATEPEV from the coding sequence ATGTCGTTGAGCTTCGAGCGCACCCAGACCGTCGCCATCCTCGGTGGGGGCCCCGGCGGTTACGAGGCCGCGATCGCCGCCGCCCAGCTCGGCGCGAAGGTCACGCTCGTCGAGCGCGCGAGCGTCGGGGGTGCCGCGGTGATCACCGACGTCGTCCCCTCCAAGAGCCTCATCGCCACCGCGGACGCGGCAGTGGCGATCTCGCAGGCCGGTGACCTGGGCGTGCAGCTGTTCGCCCGCGGCGGCGACGGTCGGCCGCTCAAGCCCGAGGTCGCCATCAACCTCGCAGCCGTGAACAAGCGTCTGCTGTCGCTGGCGCGCCAGCAGTCCGACGACATGCGTGCGACGCTCGTCGAGGCGGGGGTGCGGATCGTCTCCGGCCACGGGCGGCTCGAGGGTGACAACGCCGTCGTGGTGTCCACCGGCCCCGGTGGCGTCGACTTCGACCGCATCGAGGCGGACACCCTCGTCGTGTCCGTCGGCTCGTCGCCGCGGGAGCTCCCCACCGCGCCGCCCGACGGGGAGCGGATCCTCACCTGGACCCAGCTGTACGACATGAAGTCGCTGCCGGAGCACCTGATCGTGGTCGGCTCGGGCGTCACCGGCGCCGAGTTCGCCGGGGCCTACATGAACCTCGGCGCCAGGGTCACGCTCGTCTCCAGCCGTGACCACGTGCTGCCGGGGGAGGACCCGGACGCTGCGGCCCTCCTCGAGCGTGTCTTCACCCGCGGCGGTATGCAGGTGCTGTCGAAGGCCCGTGCCCAGACGGTGCAGCGCTCGGGTGACGGCGTCGTGGTGACCCTCGCCGACGGACGCACGATCGAGGGCAGCCACTGCCTCATGGCCGTCGGCTCCGTGCCGAACACCGCCGGCATCGGGCTGGAGGAGGCCGGCATCCAGATGACCGAGTCCGGGCACATCCGCGTCAACAGGGTCGCCCGCACGTCGGTCCCCAACATCTACGCCGCCGGCGACTGCACCACCTTCGTGCCGCTGGCCTCGGTCGCCTCGATGCAGGGGCGCACCGCGGTGTTCCACGCCCTCGGTGACACCGTCATCCCGCTCGAGCGCCGCCGCATCGCCGCCAACATCTTCACCGCCCCCGAGATCGCGACCGTGGGCTTCCAGCAGGCGGACATCGACTCCGGCCTGGTCGACGGCGTCGTGCACAAGCTGCCGCTGGCGGCCAACCCCCGCGCCAAGATGATGGGCGTCCGCGACGGCTTCGTGAAGCTCTTCGCCCGGCAGGGAAGCGGCACCGTGCTCGGCGGGGTCATCGTGGCTCCCCGCGCTTCGGAGCTCATCTACCCCATCGCGATCGCCGTGGAGCGACGGCTGACCGTCGACCAGGTGTCGCGCGTCTTCGCGGTGTACCCCTCGCTTTCGGGGTCGATCACCGATGCCGCCCGCGCGATGCACATCGTCGACCGGGCCACCGAGCCCGAGGTGTAA
- a CDS encoding purine-nucleoside phosphorylase, giving the protein MSDTTTHPLDDPAADPFGVAADAAADIARITGVERHDIALTLGSGWGKAAELIGETTAVFPATEVTGFSRPALQGHAGTLRSVRTESGANVLVIGARTHFYEGHGVRRVVHSVRTAAATGARIMVLTNGAGGMRAGWTPGQPVLISDHINLTGASPLEGATFIDLTDLYSQRLRDLARTIDPTLDEGVYCQFRGPQYETPAEVRMAGIIGGDIVGMSTALEAIAARQAGMEILGFSLITNMAAGIQDSPLSHTEVLEAGQAAESVISSLLARVIGSL; this is encoded by the coding sequence ATGTCCGACACGACCACCCATCCCCTCGACGACCCCGCTGCCGACCCCTTCGGCGTGGCCGCCGACGCCGCCGCCGACATCGCCCGCATCACGGGAGTCGAGCGCCACGACATCGCACTGACACTCGGCAGCGGGTGGGGCAAGGCCGCAGAGCTCATCGGCGAGACGACCGCCGTCTTCCCCGCCACCGAGGTCACCGGCTTCAGCCGCCCGGCCCTGCAGGGGCACGCCGGGACCCTCCGCAGCGTCCGGACCGAGTCGGGCGCGAACGTGCTGGTCATCGGCGCGCGCACCCACTTCTATGAGGGCCACGGCGTGCGCCGCGTGGTGCACAGCGTGCGCACCGCCGCCGCGACCGGTGCCCGCATCATGGTGCTCACCAACGGCGCCGGAGGGATGCGGGCGGGCTGGACCCCCGGCCAGCCCGTACTCATCAGCGACCACATCAACCTCACCGGCGCCTCGCCGCTGGAGGGCGCGACGTTCATCGACCTGACCGACCTGTACTCCCAGCGCCTGCGCGACCTCGCCCGCACGATCGACCCGACCCTCGACGAGGGCGTGTACTGCCAGTTCCGCGGCCCCCAGTACGAGACGCCCGCCGAGGTGCGCATGGCGGGGATCATCGGCGGCGACATCGTCGGCATGTCCACCGCGCTCGAGGCCATCGCCGCGCGGCAGGCCGGCATGGAGATCCTCGGCTTCTCGCTCATCACCAATATGGCCGCCGGCATCCAGGACAGCCCGCTCAGTCACACCGAGGTGCTCGAGGCCGGGCAGGCGGCCGAGTCCGTCATCTCGTCGCTGCTGGCCCGTGTGATCGGCTCGCTGTGA
- a CDS encoding GNAT family N-acetyltransferase, whose product MLLSDATILENAHVRLEPLGPQHASDLAVASVGLEHAWYTSVPLPAGVPEEIARRSAMRDAGTMNPWAVLREGVAVGMTCFCGIDQPNRHVEIGYTWLALSAQRTAVNTAAKLLLLGHAFDACDAIAVELRTHWHNRQSRAAIARLGAKQDGVLRNHRLGPDGSLRDTVVFSILPHEWPAVRLGLQERLRGG is encoded by the coding sequence GTGCTGCTGAGCGACGCCACCATCCTGGAGAACGCCCACGTGCGACTCGAGCCGCTGGGGCCGCAGCATGCGTCCGACCTCGCCGTGGCATCCGTCGGGCTGGAGCACGCCTGGTACACCTCGGTGCCTCTGCCTGCGGGCGTGCCGGAAGAGATCGCCCGGCGCTCGGCGATGCGCGACGCCGGCACCATGAACCCGTGGGCGGTGCTCCGCGAGGGTGTCGCCGTGGGGATGACCTGCTTCTGCGGCATCGACCAGCCGAACCGGCACGTCGAGATCGGCTACACCTGGCTCGCCCTGTCCGCGCAGCGCACCGCGGTGAACACCGCGGCGAAGCTGCTGCTGCTGGGGCACGCGTTCGACGCGTGCGATGCGATCGCCGTGGAACTGCGCACCCACTGGCACAACCGGCAGTCGCGCGCCGCGATCGCGCGGCTCGGCGCGAAGCAGGACGGCGTGCTGCGCAACCACCGACTCGGACCGGACGGCAGCCTGCGCGACACCGTGGTGTTCTCGATCCTGCCGCACGAGTGGCCCGCCGTCCGGCTCGGGCTGCAGGAGCGGTTGCGCGGCGGCTGA
- a CDS encoding BglG family transcription antiterminator yields MTRARQDRLLALLTRDGDWITAATAADALGVTPRSVRSYVTAVNARVPGGTAIESGPQGYRAGPDAVAALRADSDGGTPRDRLHTLVRALLDEHEGIDVYETADQLFVSPATIEADLARVRGLLGGTELTLERSGSRARLQGTEAAQRRLLSTLAHDEMDAGSFDLEALRRTLGARSIGAQAFGPFKTELVAGLGQLGYFVNELGIADVVMHIAIAADRVARDRGLEAAPEDDPARAEIGALIDRLSQEHLGVRLGAGDRSHLATLVLTRVVAPGAGPVDRARDLLDPEVERVVREVVESAASEFLVDIAHEDFVLRLALHVQNLLQRARAQAWSRNPLTRSLKSTYPMIFDVAVFIASGLADRLDIPLMDDEIAYIAMHVGGRLERSRRADQLLTATIVCPGYYELHELLRSSVARSLGQAVEVVGVETRVDPDWTGIQTDLVLTTIDPPTPGERIVRIQPFLTESDVERVQAAAGRVRRGRRLARLRAELERYFSPVAFVRGLDGTGGEEGVIRRLGGLLVDQGIIDEGYVQRTIEREKLSSTAFTDALAVPHAIGMTATRTAIAIGIAEPSIPWGEGRVQVVAFTAFSESDRAAFQTVFEQFVEVFSERDSVQRIVRRGSDFAAFLDELVAVIDG; encoded by the coding sequence GTGACCAGAGCCAGGCAGGACCGACTGCTCGCGCTGCTCACACGCGACGGGGACTGGATCACGGCGGCGACCGCGGCGGACGCGCTCGGTGTGACACCGCGCAGCGTCCGCAGCTACGTCACGGCGGTGAACGCGCGCGTCCCGGGCGGCACCGCGATCGAATCCGGACCACAGGGCTACCGTGCCGGCCCCGATGCGGTCGCCGCGCTGCGCGCCGATTCCGATGGGGGCACCCCACGCGACCGGCTGCACACGCTCGTGCGGGCGCTGCTCGACGAACACGAGGGCATCGACGTGTACGAGACGGCGGACCAGCTGTTCGTCAGCCCCGCCACGATCGAGGCCGATCTCGCCCGCGTGCGGGGTCTTCTCGGCGGCACCGAGCTGACCCTCGAGCGCTCAGGCTCGCGCGCGCGCCTGCAGGGCACCGAGGCGGCGCAGCGCCGGCTGCTCAGCACGCTGGCTCACGACGAGATGGATGCCGGGTCGTTCGACCTCGAGGCGCTGCGACGCACCCTCGGCGCCCGCTCCATCGGCGCTCAGGCCTTCGGTCCCTTCAAGACCGAGCTCGTGGCCGGGCTCGGGCAGCTGGGCTACTTCGTGAACGAGCTGGGCATCGCCGATGTGGTCATGCACATCGCCATCGCCGCGGACCGGGTCGCGCGCGACCGTGGGCTGGAGGCGGCTCCCGAAGACGACCCCGCCCGCGCCGAGATCGGCGCCCTCATCGACCGGTTGAGCCAGGAGCACCTCGGGGTGCGCCTGGGGGCCGGCGATCGCAGCCACCTGGCGACGCTGGTGCTCACCCGCGTGGTCGCACCGGGGGCCGGCCCGGTCGACCGGGCGCGCGATCTGCTCGACCCCGAGGTCGAGCGCGTCGTGCGGGAGGTCGTGGAGTCGGCGGCATCCGAGTTCCTCGTCGACATCGCCCACGAGGACTTCGTGCTGCGCCTGGCGCTGCACGTGCAGAATCTGCTGCAGCGCGCCCGCGCCCAGGCGTGGTCTCGCAACCCCCTCACGCGGTCGCTGAAGTCCACCTACCCGATGATCTTCGACGTCGCCGTGTTCATCGCCAGCGGCCTGGCCGATCGCCTGGACATCCCCCTCATGGACGACGAGATCGCGTACATCGCGATGCACGTGGGTGGGCGGCTGGAGCGCAGCCGGCGCGCCGACCAGCTGCTGACCGCGACGATCGTCTGCCCCGGGTACTACGAGCTGCACGAGCTGCTGCGCTCGAGCGTGGCGCGCTCGCTGGGCCAGGCCGTGGAGGTCGTCGGCGTCGAGACGCGCGTGGACCCGGACTGGACCGGCATCCAGACGGATCTCGTCCTCACCACGATCGATCCCCCCACGCCGGGGGAGCGGATCGTGCGCATCCAGCCGTTCCTCACCGAGAGCGACGTCGAGCGCGTGCAGGCGGCGGCCGGGCGGGTGCGACGCGGGCGCCGGCTGGCACGGCTGCGGGCCGAGCTGGAGCGGTACTTCTCGCCGGTGGCCTTCGTGCGCGGGTTGGACGGGACGGGCGGCGAAGAAGGCGTCATCCGTCGCCTGGGCGGCCTGCTGGTGGATCAGGGCATCATCGACGAGGGCTACGTGCAGCGCACGATCGAGCGCGAGAAGCTCTCGTCCACTGCGTTCACCGACGCGCTCGCCGTGCCCCACGCGATCGGGATGACGGCGACGCGCACCGCGATCGCGATCGGCATCGCCGAGCCGTCGATCCCGTGGGGCGAGGGGCGGGTGCAGGTCGTCGCCTTCACCGCGTTCTCGGAGAGCGACCGCGCGGCGTTCCAGACCGTGTTCGAGCAGTTCGTCGAGGTGTTCAGCGAGCGCGACAGCGTGCAGCGCATCGTGCGACGCGGCAGCGACTTCGCCGCGTTCCTCGACGAGCTCGTCGCCGTCATCGACGGCTGA
- a CDS encoding phospho-sugar mutase — protein MTDITRAARRWLAQDPDPVTRAELEELLAREAEGDEAASADLADRFGARLAFGTAGLRGRLGAGSNRMNRVLVMQAAAGLAAFLLERPGPDGPPTVVIGYDGRRNSDVFARDSAEVFAGAGVRAILLPRLLPTPVLAFAVRHLGADAGVMVTASHNPPADNGYKVYLGGPDDGAQIVPPVDAEIAAHIQQVADAGDVGSLPRSSDYEVAGEDVVEAYIDATAAVAPAPAAADGMTWVYTAMHGVGWETLSRILERAGYPAPALVTAQTQPDGTFPTVAFPNPEEPGAMDLAFETAREVGADFILANDPDADRLAVAVPDADAPGGWRKLTGNEIGLLLGWRAAKRAADAGLGAEASLACSLVSSPGLAVVAERYGLSSYATLTGFKWISRAPGIVYGFEEALGYLVNPETVRDKDGISAAIAMLGLIAEARASGGDANSLLARFQDEFGFFDSGQVALRVEDVSIIGRIMASLRSSPPQAVGGVAVERIDDLLDGVDGLPPGDVLRLWLADGSRVIVRPSGTEPKVKVYLDVRGESAADARARLVAVEAGARELLARG, from the coding sequence GTGACGGACATCACGCGGGCCGCCCGCCGCTGGCTCGCGCAGGACCCCGACCCCGTCACCCGTGCCGAGCTGGAAGAGCTGCTCGCACGGGAGGCGGAAGGCGACGAGGCGGCATCCGCCGACCTCGCCGACCGGTTCGGCGCGCGCCTCGCCTTCGGCACGGCCGGGCTGCGGGGGCGCCTGGGCGCCGGGAGCAACCGCATGAACCGGGTGCTGGTCATGCAGGCCGCCGCCGGCCTCGCGGCGTTCCTGCTGGAGCGTCCCGGCCCGGACGGCCCGCCCACCGTGGTGATCGGCTACGACGGCCGTCGCAACTCCGACGTCTTCGCCCGCGACAGCGCAGAGGTGTTCGCGGGGGCAGGCGTGCGCGCGATCCTCCTCCCCCGCCTACTGCCCACCCCGGTGCTGGCCTTCGCCGTCCGTCACCTCGGTGCCGACGCCGGCGTCATGGTCACCGCCAGTCACAACCCGCCCGCCGACAACGGCTACAAGGTCTACCTCGGCGGCCCCGACGACGGCGCGCAGATCGTTCCCCCGGTCGACGCCGAGATCGCAGCGCACATCCAGCAGGTGGCGGATGCCGGCGACGTCGGATCCCTGCCTCGCTCGAGCGACTACGAGGTGGCCGGCGAGGACGTCGTCGAGGCGTATATCGACGCGACCGCCGCCGTGGCCCCGGCACCGGCGGCCGCCGACGGCATGACGTGGGTCTACACCGCGATGCACGGTGTGGGCTGGGAGACGCTCTCGCGCATCCTCGAGCGGGCCGGCTACCCCGCCCCGGCGCTCGTGACGGCGCAGACGCAGCCGGACGGCACCTTCCCCACCGTCGCCTTCCCCAACCCCGAGGAACCCGGCGCCATGGACCTGGCGTTCGAGACCGCCCGCGAGGTCGGGGCGGACTTCATCCTCGCCAACGACCCCGACGCCGACCGGCTGGCCGTCGCCGTCCCCGATGCCGACGCCCCCGGCGGGTGGCGCAAGCTCACCGGCAACGAGATCGGCCTGCTGCTCGGGTGGCGGGCCGCGAAGCGGGCTGCCGACGCCGGACTCGGAGCCGAGGCTTCGCTCGCCTGCTCGCTCGTGTCGTCGCCGGGTCTGGCCGTCGTCGCCGAGCGCTACGGCCTGTCGTCGTACGCGACGCTGACCGGGTTCAAGTGGATCTCGCGCGCGCCCGGCATCGTCTACGGCTTCGAAGAGGCGCTGGGATACCTCGTCAACCCCGAGACCGTGCGGGACAAGGACGGCATCTCGGCCGCGATCGCGATGCTGGGGCTCATCGCCGAGGCACGCGCGTCGGGCGGCGACGCCAACAGCCTGCTCGCCCGGTTCCAGGACGAGTTCGGGTTCTTCGACAGCGGTCAGGTGGCGCTGCGCGTGGAGGACGTATCGATCATCGGCCGCATCATGGCGTCGCTGCGCTCCTCGCCCCCGCAGGCGGTCGGCGGCGTCGCCGTCGAGCGGATCGACGACCTGCTGGACGGCGTCGACGGGCTTCCGCCGGGCGATGTGCTGCGACTCTGGCTTGCCGACGGATCGCGCGTGATCGTGCGGCCGAGCGGCACGGAGCCCAAGGTCAAGGTCTATCTCGACGTGCGGGGCGAGTCCGCCGCCGACGCGCGGGCGCGACTGGTCGCGGTCGAGGCCGGAGCCAGGGAGCTGCTCGCCCGCGGGTGA
- a CDS encoding HPr family phosphocarrier protein produces the protein MTAITRTVRVGSTNGLHARPAKLFAQAAKDSGIPVTIAKDAGAATNAASILGVIALGVERGDYVTLTADGDGAENVLDTLAELLATDHDA, from the coding sequence GTGACCGCGATCACCCGCACTGTGCGCGTCGGCTCCACCAACGGTCTGCACGCCCGCCCCGCGAAGCTGTTCGCGCAGGCCGCCAAGGACTCCGGCATCCCCGTCACCATCGCCAAGGATGCCGGCGCTGCGACCAACGCCGCCAGCATCCTCGGCGTGATCGCGCTCGGCGTGGAGCGCGGCGACTATGTGACCCTGACCGCCGACGGCGACGGGGCCGAGAACGTCCTCGACACTCTGGCCGAACTGCTGGCCACGGACCACGACGCCTGA
- a CDS encoding PTS sugar transporter subunit IIB — MRILVVCAAGASSTFVAQRVRHAAHDRGLPYAAFAGTEQSLPIDLDGADVVLVGPHLTYALEDIRREAAPRGTAVVLLPDDIFSDRDGSRTLAFVQSALEGREVL; from the coding sequence TTGAGAATCCTTGTGGTGTGCGCTGCGGGCGCATCCAGCACGTTCGTCGCACAGCGTGTGCGCCATGCGGCACACGACCGCGGTCTGCCGTACGCCGCTTTCGCCGGCACCGAGCAGTCACTGCCGATCGATCTCGACGGTGCGGACGTCGTACTGGTGGGGCCGCACCTGACCTACGCTCTCGAAGACATCCGCCGGGAGGCGGCTCCCCGCGGAACGGCAGTGGTTCTGCTGCCCGACGACATCTTCAGCGACCGCGACGGCTCGCGCACCCTCGCCTTCGTGCAGAGCGCGCTGGAAGGAAGGGAAGTCCTGTGA
- a CDS encoding MFS transporter, protein MREHDAPTPGADASSAVDPPHWKRNVVLFLAGQTTSLFGSMLVQYAVFWYLTLTYQRGDIMALAAVFGFLPQAIVSIFGGVWADRHNRKHLIIAADAGIALTTLALALMMMTGYDGVWLIFLTLAIRSAGAGIQSPAVSALIPQITPARNLMRVNGVNGSIQSAMALLAPAAAGAVFAWAATAWGGAAASLIPIFFVDVVTAAVGILLLAFVPVRAVQRSDDAPTGYFADLVEGVRYVAHHAFLRWLLALFAIIFVLSVAPSSLTPLMLVRTFDAGEQQNITHLAVLEIAFSVGMMLGGIVVASFFATRSRIGMIVTSALVFGLLAIGMGLSPTVWIFFAFMFLVGLAVPFFSTPAFTLLQETVEPERQGRVFGFVGIVMAVAMPLGMSVLGPLADVVDIEVLLVATGILTFLVVGAAVGLPVGRRAMQAARTAREA, encoded by the coding sequence ATGCGCGAACACGACGCGCCCACGCCGGGCGCAGACGCTTCCAGTGCGGTGGATCCACCGCACTGGAAGCGCAACGTGGTGCTGTTCCTCGCGGGGCAGACCACGAGCCTCTTCGGGTCGATGCTCGTGCAGTACGCCGTGTTCTGGTACCTGACGCTGACCTATCAGCGGGGCGACATCATGGCGCTCGCGGCGGTGTTCGGGTTCCTGCCGCAGGCGATCGTCTCGATCTTCGGCGGGGTGTGGGCCGACCGCCACAACCGCAAGCACCTCATCATCGCGGCGGACGCCGGCATCGCCCTGACGACCCTGGCGCTCGCCCTGATGATGATGACCGGCTACGACGGCGTGTGGCTCATCTTCCTGACGCTCGCGATCCGCTCCGCCGGCGCCGGCATCCAGAGCCCCGCCGTATCGGCGCTGATCCCGCAGATCACCCCGGCCCGGAACCTGATGCGCGTCAACGGCGTCAACGGCTCCATCCAGTCCGCCATGGCGCTGCTCGCGCCGGCGGCGGCGGGCGCCGTCTTCGCGTGGGCGGCGACGGCGTGGGGCGGGGCGGCGGCGTCGCTCATCCCGATCTTCTTCGTCGACGTCGTCACGGCCGCCGTCGGCATCCTGCTGCTCGCGTTCGTGCCGGTCCGCGCCGTTCAGCGATCCGACGACGCCCCCACCGGGTACTTCGCCGACCTCGTGGAGGGCGTGCGCTACGTCGCGCACCACGCCTTCCTGCGCTGGCTGCTGGCGTTGTTCGCGATCATCTTCGTGCTCAGCGTGGCGCCCTCGAGCCTGACGCCGCTCATGCTGGTGCGCACCTTCGACGCCGGCGAGCAGCAGAACATCACCCACCTCGCGGTGCTCGAGATCGCCTTCAGCGTCGGGATGATGCTCGGCGGCATCGTCGTGGCATCGTTCTTCGCCACGCGCAGCCGCATCGGGATGATCGTCACGTCGGCGCTGGTCTTCGGCCTGCTGGCGATCGGCATGGGGCTGTCGCCCACCGTGTGGATCTTCTTCGCCTTCATGTTCCTCGTGGGCCTCGCGGTGCCGTTCTTCTCCACGCCGGCCTTCACTCTCCTGCAGGAGACCGTCGAACCCGAGCGGCAGGGCCGCGTCTTCGGGTTCGTCGGCATCGTCATGGCCGTCGCGATGCCGCTGGGCATGTCGGTGCTGGGCCCCCTCGCCGATGTCGTCGACATCGAGGTGCTGCTGGTGGCCACCGGCATCCTCACCTTCCTCGTCGTGGGTGCCGCGGTGGGGCTGCCCGTCGGGCGCCGTGCCATGCAGGCGGCGCGGACCGCGCGGGAAGCCTGA